One window of the Natronomonas marina genome contains the following:
- a CDS encoding amidohydrolase yields the protein MHADREERLVALRRELHRHPEPAWKEFRTTARVVAELERVGVDDCIVGRDVLADERLSVPDDADLEPWYERAREAGVDEDLLESMAGGWTGCIAVLEMGEGPTVGLRVDIDGLPREESTDEAHEPAREGFRSETGAMHACGHDAHATIGIGVLEAVKDSDFSGTLKVFFQPAEEVIGGGKPMAESGHLDDVDYLYAVHVGLDYPTGEVVAGIGDILAVTQFYATFEGEPSHAGAKPEAGRNAVQAMATAVSNLYAIPRHSDGASRINAGRVGGGSASNIIPEEAFVHGEARGTTTEIRDFTFDRARKAMEGAALSHDCEVDIDVEGEAPSAESDAELVDLVHDASASHPDVTRATRRGELGGSEDATFLMQRVQDNGGLATYVGVGTDHPGGHHTATFDVDEESIAIGVDVLTEAIVETAARRP from the coding sequence ATGCACGCGGACCGCGAGGAGCGTCTCGTCGCGTTGCGGCGCGAGTTGCACCGCCACCCCGAACCCGCCTGGAAGGAGTTCCGGACGACCGCCCGCGTCGTCGCGGAACTGGAGCGCGTCGGCGTCGACGACTGCATCGTCGGCCGCGACGTCCTGGCCGACGAGCGGCTCTCGGTGCCCGACGATGCCGACCTCGAACCGTGGTACGAGCGGGCCCGCGAGGCCGGCGTCGACGAGGACCTCCTGGAGTCGATGGCCGGCGGCTGGACCGGCTGTATCGCGGTCCTCGAGATGGGCGAGGGACCGACGGTCGGCCTTCGGGTCGACATCGACGGCCTGCCGCGCGAGGAGTCGACCGACGAGGCCCACGAACCCGCCCGCGAGGGGTTCCGCTCGGAGACCGGCGCGATGCACGCCTGCGGCCACGACGCCCACGCGACCATCGGTATCGGGGTGCTGGAGGCGGTGAAGGACAGTGACTTCTCGGGGACGCTGAAGGTGTTCTTCCAGCCCGCCGAGGAGGTCATCGGCGGCGGCAAGCCGATGGCCGAGTCGGGCCACCTCGACGACGTCGACTACCTCTACGCCGTCCACGTCGGTCTGGACTACCCGACCGGCGAGGTGGTCGCCGGCATCGGCGACATCCTCGCGGTGACGCAGTTCTACGCCACCTTCGAGGGCGAACCCAGCCACGCCGGGGCCAAGCCGGAGGCCGGCCGCAACGCCGTCCAGGCGATGGCGACGGCGGTGTCGAACCTCTACGCCATCCCGCGGCACAGCGACGGCGCCTCCCGCATCAACGCCGGCCGGGTCGGCGGTGGCTCCGCCTCCAACATCATCCCTGAGGAGGCGTTCGTCCACGGCGAGGCCCGCGGCACCACGACCGAGATTCGTGACTTCACCTTCGACCGGGCGCGGAAGGCGATGGAGGGCGCCGCCCTCAGCCACGACTGCGAGGTCGACATCGACGTCGAGGGCGAGGCGCCCTCCGCCGAGAGCGACGCGGAACTGGTCGACCTCGTCCACGACGCCTCGGCGTCGCACCCGGACGTGACGCGGGCGACCCGTCGCGGCGAACTGGGCGGCAGCGAGGACGCCACCTTCCTGATGCAGCGCGTCCAGGACAACGGGGGGCTGGCCACCTACGTCGGCGTCGGTACCGACCACCCCGGCGGCCACCACACCGCCACCTTCGACGTCGACGAGGAATCCATCGCCATCGGCGTCGACGTGCTGACCGAGGCCATCGTCGAAACCGCCGCACGCCGGCCGTAG
- a CDS encoding endonuclease III domain-containing protein, whose translation MTEEPAENISGGPAGGGTDARFDPATADTRAEEVVDRLGERYWQKSYGGRDGFECLVRTVLSQNTSDKASQPAHDALMERYGGGDLAEALSTAPQDELAETISSAGLYNQKSQTLVRLAGRIVEEYGGVPASGDAEDSGAPSRPSDAFDEFVAAGDPADVRAALLDMKGVGPKTADCVLLFAGGRGGVFPVDTHVHRIARRMGLAPADADHEAVRERLEADVPAEKCGFGHTAMIQFGREYCSARKPACLEDPDACPMADVCEQVGVYPETGEMVDPSEAPEAE comes from the coding sequence ATGACGGAGGAACCGGCCGAGAACATCTCCGGCGGCCCCGCAGGCGGCGGGACCGACGCGCGGTTCGACCCCGCGACCGCCGACACTCGCGCCGAGGAGGTGGTCGACCGCCTCGGCGAGCGCTACTGGCAGAAGAGCTACGGCGGCCGGGACGGTTTCGAGTGTCTCGTGCGGACGGTGCTCAGCCAGAACACCTCCGACAAGGCCAGCCAGCCGGCACACGACGCGCTGATGGAGCGGTACGGCGGCGGCGACCTCGCCGAGGCGCTGTCGACCGCCCCGCAGGACGAACTCGCCGAGACCATCTCCTCGGCCGGGCTCTACAACCAGAAGTCCCAGACCCTCGTTCGACTGGCCGGCCGAATCGTCGAGGAGTACGGGGGCGTCCCGGCGTCCGGGGACGCCGAGGACAGCGGGGCTCCGTCCCGCCCGTCCGACGCCTTCGACGAGTTCGTCGCCGCGGGCGACCCCGCCGACGTGCGCGCGGCGCTGCTCGACATGAAGGGCGTCGGCCCGAAGACCGCCGACTGCGTGCTGCTGTTCGCCGGCGGGCGCGGCGGCGTCTTCCCCGTCGACACCCACGTCCACCGCATCGCCCGCCGGATGGGACTCGCACCGGCGGACGCCGACCACGAGGCGGTCCGCGAGCGCCTCGAGGCGGACGTACCCGCCGAAAAGTGCGGCTTCGGCCACACCGCGATGATACAGTTCGGGCGGGAGTACTGCTCGGCGCGCAAACCCGCCTGTCTCGAGGACCCCGATGCGTGCCCGATGGCCGACGTCTGCGAGCAGGTCGGCGTCTACCCCGAGACGGGCGAGATGGTCGACCCGAGCGAGGCACCGGAAGCCGAGTAG
- a CDS encoding uS10/mL48 family ribosomal protein, translated as MPFVTTLTLQSGDRAVLERVVGDIKERAERKGVELKGPHAASPVDYSVPQSRRLSASGPRFSPWRYTVYIRRLEVVGHDEFARTVAEEPFPEGVHLDVDVERVSAPDGR; from the coding sequence ATGCCCTTCGTCACCACCCTGACGCTCCAGAGCGGCGACCGGGCCGTCCTCGAGCGCGTCGTCGGGGACATCAAGGAGCGCGCCGAACGGAAGGGCGTCGAGTTGAAGGGGCCGCACGCGGCGTCGCCGGTGGACTACAGCGTCCCGCAGTCCAGGCGACTCTCCGCGTCTGGCCCGCGCTTTTCGCCGTGGCGCTACACCGTCTACATCCGGCGCCTGGAGGTCGTCGGCCACGACGAGTTCGCCCGGACGGTCGCCGAGGAACCGTTCCCCGAGGGGGTCCACCTCGACGTCGACGTCGAGCGGGTCTCCGCGCCCGACGGCCGCTAA
- a CDS encoding DUF7122 family protein has translation MSGERTENDGQVFDRLPATADERTVEGRATRRAVVDWWVERFGLDPSTFEDHTFWEKGAGKVWAFAADLDSPAAVEALGMTFLRTRQEHWKPTTDAVQRFGREATRNVVVLDDAEARAFLRGETTDPAWDGDWGYLVAAHEIAGGVEPIGVGLYLYDELRSQMPKGRRRDL, from the coding sequence GTGAGCGGCGAGCGAACGGAAAACGACGGCCAGGTGTTCGACCGCCTGCCGGCGACGGCCGACGAGCGGACCGTCGAGGGCCGGGCGACCCGCCGGGCGGTCGTCGACTGGTGGGTCGAGCGGTTCGGCCTCGACCCGTCGACGTTCGAGGACCACACCTTCTGGGAGAAGGGCGCGGGGAAGGTGTGGGCCTTCGCCGCCGACCTCGACTCGCCCGCCGCGGTCGAGGCCCTCGGTATGACGTTCCTGCGGACCCGCCAGGAGCACTGGAAGCCGACGACGGACGCCGTCCAGCGGTTCGGCCGGGAGGCGACGAGAAACGTCGTCGTGCTGGACGACGCGGAGGCGCGGGCGTTCCTCCGGGGCGAGACGACCGACCCCGCCTGGGACGGCGACTGGGGCTACCTCGTCGCGGCCCACGAGATAGCTGGCGGGGTCGAACCCATCGGCGTCGGTCTCTACCTCTACGACGAGTTGCGCTCCCAGATGCCGAAGGGCCGGCGGCGCGACCTGTGA
- a CDS encoding RsmB/NOP family class I SAM-dependent RNA methyltransferase, producing the protein MDPLARYDSLVDEPAAFHAACERPLPSVVRANTIKATPERVRRAFDETGVGYEGVEWHDGLFRLADDVSPGNTWPFVHGWVYGQEEVSAIPARVLDPAPGERVFDPCAAPGSKTTQLAALMDDRGLLVANDNDLGRLSALRANAERCGVTNAVVTNTDARNFSLKPFDGDPFDRALVDVPCSCEGTVRKNPDALDNWSLDHVEGIAGVQKAILGRAIEVTRAGGTVVYSTCTFAPEENEAVLDYALAEYDCGLVEFDLALEHAPGVTDWEGDSYDGSVRRAKRVYPHHEDTGGFFCAKLEVGA; encoded by the coding sequence ATGGATCCGCTCGCAAGGTACGACTCGCTCGTGGACGAGCCGGCGGCGTTCCACGCGGCCTGCGAGCGGCCGCTGCCGTCGGTCGTCCGCGCGAACACGATCAAGGCGACGCCGGAACGCGTCCGCCGGGCCTTCGACGAGACGGGCGTCGGCTACGAGGGCGTCGAGTGGCACGACGGCCTGTTCCGTCTGGCGGACGACGTATCGCCGGGCAACACCTGGCCGTTCGTCCACGGGTGGGTGTACGGCCAGGAGGAGGTGTCGGCCATCCCGGCCCGCGTCCTCGACCCCGCGCCCGGCGAGCGCGTCTTCGACCCCTGTGCGGCGCCGGGGAGCAAGACGACACAGCTGGCGGCGCTGATGGACGACCGCGGCCTGCTCGTCGCCAACGACAACGACCTCGGGCGGCTGTCGGCGCTGCGGGCCAACGCCGAGCGCTGCGGCGTCACCAACGCCGTCGTCACCAACACCGACGCCCGGAACTTCTCGCTGAAACCGTTCGACGGCGATCCCTTCGACCGCGCGCTCGTCGACGTCCCCTGCTCGTGTGAGGGGACCGTTCGCAAGAACCCCGACGCCCTGGACAACTGGTCTTTGGACCACGTCGAGGGCATCGCCGGCGTCCAGAAGGCCATCCTCGGCCGCGCCATCGAAGTGACTCGCGCCGGCGGCACCGTCGTCTACTCGACGTGTACCTTCGCGCCCGAGGAGAACGAGGCCGTCCTCGACTACGCACTCGCGGAGTACGACTGCGGCCTCGTCGAGTTCGACCTCGCCCTCGAGCACGCGCCCGGCGTCACCGACTGGGAGGGCGACAGCTACGACGGGTCGGTCCGGCGGGCCAAGCGCGTCTACCCCCACCACGAGGACACAGGCGGGTTCTTCTGTGCGAAACTGGAGGTGGGCGCGTGA
- a CDS encoding bis(5'-nucleosyl)-tetraphosphatase, producing MIEATSAGAILFRDTRGRREYLLLKSRPGDWEFPKGGVEGEEELQQTAIREVKEEAGIADFRLLDGFRKDYDYVFEANGKTIHKTVHLFVAKSFEASAELSEEHRDMQWRDYEQAINTITQDGPRDILEDAHDFIDDNYEE from the coding sequence ATGATAGAGGCCACGAGCGCGGGAGCCATCCTCTTTCGCGACACGCGTGGCCGGCGTGAGTACCTGCTGTTGAAGTCCCGCCCCGGCGACTGGGAGTTCCCCAAAGGCGGCGTCGAGGGCGAGGAGGAACTTCAGCAGACCGCCATCCGCGAAGTGAAAGAGGAGGCCGGAATCGCTGACTTCCGGCTACTGGACGGCTTCCGAAAAGACTACGACTACGTGTTCGAGGCGAACGGCAAGACGATTCACAAGACGGTCCACCTGTTCGTCGCCAAATCCTTCGAGGCGTCCGCCGAACTCTCGGAGGAGCACCGCGACATGCAGTGGCGCGACTACGAACAGGCCATCAACACCATCACCCAGGACGGACCCCGCGACATACTGGAGGACGCCCACGACTTCATCGACGACAACTACGAGGAGTAG
- a CDS encoding DUF7571 family protein, with protein sequence MQPCHSCQTVIDEYILDKRLEPLRELTADDFNLCADCVTIEMDACVECGGAVYVPGGDSVVPDYCPACRSELIDRTDRDPGWTSDRAST encoded by the coding sequence ATGCAACCGTGTCACAGCTGCCAGACGGTCATCGACGAGTATATCCTCGACAAACGACTCGAACCGCTGCGCGAGCTGACGGCCGACGACTTCAACCTCTGTGCGGACTGCGTCACCATCGAGATGGACGCCTGCGTCGAGTGCGGCGGTGCGGTGTACGTTCCGGGCGGCGACTCGGTCGTGCCGGACTACTGTCCGGCGTGCCGGTCCGAATTGATCGACCGGACGGACCGCGACCCCGGGTGGACGAGCGACCGCGCGTCCACCTGA
- a CDS encoding transposase: MSSSKSVLPSNDTVEQVFKALETETTALFEHLDVSFLTDYPVFAPDPRGRTRVHDPPELLKGVLHCFYHDIYGPRPMARELHNEDVWRQCGFERPPSRRTLSRFITDFELVAEDVFIELVHELAEQVPLGKLFRIDGTDIPVDHRDEDADWNYDHAEDAYYYGYGCCVVTAADNIPVAAAFTPGKKVDEETAMRVTRDALAVDTPRWFLGDSEFDMLGWHDWLLEQSVVPISPYNPRNTDDPPDIEYRVEERIKAHSDTVRLWQRQLDETYAERSRVETAIGVCKDLGLGTPRVRGRVRVKAHVFIALCLRLAVALANHHRGNDVASPTITL; the protein is encoded by the coding sequence GTGTCCAGCAGCAAGTCCGTCCTACCGAGTAACGATACGGTCGAACAGGTTTTCAAAGCACTGGAGACGGAGACAACGGCACTGTTCGAACACCTCGATGTCTCGTTTCTCACCGACTATCCCGTGTTCGCCCCCGATCCGAGGGGGCGAACACGGGTGCACGACCCACCAGAACTCCTGAAAGGTGTCCTCCACTGCTTCTACCACGATATCTACGGTCCTCGTCCGATGGCACGGGAACTCCACAACGAGGACGTCTGGCGACAGTGTGGCTTCGAGCGTCCGCCGTCCCGGCGGACACTCTCAAGATTCATCACCGACTTCGAACTGGTCGCCGAGGACGTATTCATCGAGTTAGTCCACGAGCTTGCCGAGCAAGTCCCGCTCGGCAAGCTCTTCCGCATCGACGGCACAGACATCCCCGTCGATCACCGTGACGAGGATGCTGACTGGAACTACGATCACGCAGAAGACGCCTACTACTACGGCTACGGTTGCTGTGTCGTCACTGCAGCAGACAATATTCCGGTTGCAGCGGCGTTCACTCCTGGGAAGAAGGTCGATGAGGAGACGGCGATGCGCGTCACGCGTGACGCGCTCGCCGTCGACACGCCACGCTGGTTCCTCGGTGATTCTGAGTTCGATATGCTGGGGTGGCACGACTGGCTGCTGGAGCAGTCAGTCGTGCCGATATCACCGTACAACCCACGGAATACAGACGATCCTCCAGACATAGAATACCGCGTCGAAGAACGAATCAAAGCACACAGCGACACAGTTCGTCTCTGGCAGCGCCAACTCGACGAGACGTATGCAGAACGCTCACGGGTTGAAACAGCGATTGGCGTCTGCAAGGATCTCGGCCTCGGGACCCCGCGGGTCCGAGGCCGAGTACGCGTCAAAGCACACGTCTTCATCGCTCTTTGCCTTCGATTGGCCGTTGCACTCGCTAATCACCATCGAGGAAACGATGTCGCCAGCCCAACCATCACGCTATGA
- a CDS encoding class I SAM-dependent methyltransferase has protein sequence MVEPPAELYGRVAEEFDSRTGLEDLPASFRALLESFVETLDGPRVLDAGCGPGRDAAYFVDRGLDPVGVDRASGMVEYARRNRPGRYLRMDLRHLGFAANSFDGVWCPASVFFVPYEGMAAALAEFERVLRPGGVARVGFKTGDGRREVEKWDSVTVEYRLSVDCAREMVEAAGFDVESVSVEEAASGTTFANVECTAPGP, from the coding sequence ATGGTCGAACCGCCGGCGGAACTCTACGGTCGGGTCGCCGAGGAGTTCGATTCGCGCACGGGGCTCGAGGACCTCCCGGCATCGTTCCGGGCGCTCCTGGAGTCGTTCGTCGAGACCCTGGACGGCCCGCGGGTGCTCGACGCCGGGTGCGGCCCGGGACGGGACGCCGCGTACTTCGTCGACCGGGGTCTCGACCCGGTCGGCGTCGATCGTGCGAGCGGGATGGTCGAGTACGCCCGCCGGAACCGACCGGGGCGGTACCTCCGGATGGACCTCCGGCACCTCGGGTTCGCGGCGAACAGTTTCGACGGCGTCTGGTGTCCAGCGTCGGTGTTCTTCGTCCCCTACGAGGGGATGGCGGCGGCGCTGGCGGAGTTCGAGCGGGTGCTCCGGCCCGGCGGGGTCGCCCGGGTCGGTTTCAAGACCGGCGACGGCCGCCGCGAGGTCGAGAAGTGGGATTCGGTGACCGTCGAGTACCGCCTCTCGGTCGACTGCGCCCGCGAGATGGTCGAAGCCGCTGGGTTCGACGTCGAGTCCGTCTCCGTCGAGGAGGCGGCGTCCGGGACCACGTTCGCCAACGTCGAGTGCACGGCGCCGGGACCGTAA
- a CDS encoding DUF790 family protein: MLTKDHLRVSRAGGGYHPRFTDPDDEALAARVLGIYQGHVGETRATLSAALTDLERETEDFKLVRGLAKLLEREATFETRAPLDPVRARTAAFEAAESADGVVAETERKAALAAAADRLGTDAADVEASLFADRDDEQVLVAVETDYDPGSLRAQYDLSLAQTALFDAVEVRVRSSDPKALVSAVKRLRLMYEIRRTDEGREVVVTGPDALFRRSQRYGTRFARLLRTVAAAEDWHLEADVDDRGTERTLRLETGDVTVPGTDPVAEPTFDSGVESDFYARFDALDLGWDLVREPEPLAAGEHVVIPDFALDWEHSEFRVFFEIMGFWTPEYVEKKLSRFADLEDVAFLVAYDESLGVGEAIEAAGHRAVPYAGTVRVKDVRDALRPYEDRLRAESAAAVPDELVPDADVVTIAALADEYGVPESAIEDADVPEHERVGRTLVRPAVLEALAEEVEAGMALSEAETLLDGHGIDDAGAVLSALGYRVEWEGLGGGTLREK, translated from the coding sequence GTGCTGACGAAGGACCACCTGCGCGTCTCGCGGGCCGGCGGCGGCTACCACCCGCGGTTCACCGACCCCGACGACGAGGCGCTGGCCGCCCGCGTCCTCGGTATCTATCAGGGCCACGTCGGCGAGACGCGGGCGACGCTTTCGGCCGCCCTGACCGACCTCGAACGGGAGACCGAGGACTTCAAACTGGTCCGCGGGCTGGCGAAACTCCTCGAACGGGAGGCGACCTTCGAGACGCGGGCCCCGCTCGACCCGGTCCGGGCCCGGACGGCCGCCTTCGAGGCCGCCGAATCCGCTGACGGCGTCGTGGCCGAGACGGAACGCAAAGCGGCACTGGCGGCGGCGGCCGACCGCCTGGGGACCGACGCCGCCGACGTCGAGGCGTCGCTGTTCGCCGACCGCGACGACGAGCAGGTGCTCGTCGCCGTCGAGACCGACTACGACCCCGGGAGTCTCCGGGCGCAGTACGACCTCTCGCTGGCCCAGACGGCGCTTTTCGACGCCGTCGAGGTGCGGGTGCGCTCGTCGGACCCGAAGGCGCTCGTCTCGGCGGTCAAGCGCCTCAGACTGATGTACGAGATTCGCCGGACAGACGAGGGTCGGGAGGTAGTCGTCACCGGACCCGACGCGCTGTTCCGGCGCTCGCAACGCTACGGCACCCGGTTTGCGCGCCTGTTGCGGACCGTCGCGGCCGCCGAAGATTGGCACCTGGAGGCCGACGTCGACGACCGCGGCACCGAGCGCACGCTCCGCCTCGAGACGGGCGACGTCACCGTGCCGGGCACCGACCCCGTCGCCGAACCCACCTTCGACAGCGGCGTCGAGTCGGACTTCTACGCCCGGTTCGACGCCCTGGATTTGGGGTGGGACCTGGTCCGGGAGCCCGAGCCGCTCGCGGCGGGCGAACACGTCGTCATCCCCGACTTCGCCCTCGACTGGGAGCACTCGGAGTTCCGCGTCTTCTTCGAAATCATGGGCTTCTGGACGCCGGAGTACGTCGAGAAGAAGCTCTCGCGGTTCGCCGACCTGGAGGACGTGGCCTTCCTCGTCGCCTACGACGAGTCGCTGGGCGTCGGCGAGGCCATCGAGGCGGCGGGCCACCGCGCCGTCCCCTACGCCGGGACGGTCCGAGTGAAGGACGTCCGGGACGCGCTGCGGCCCTACGAGGACCGGCTCCGGGCCGAGAGCGCCGCCGCGGTGCCCGACGAACTCGTCCCCGACGCCGACGTGGTCACCATCGCGGCGCTGGCCGACGAGTACGGCGTCCCCGAGTCGGCCATCGAGGACGCCGACGTCCCGGAGCACGAACGCGTCGGGCGGACGCTCGTCCGGCCCGCGGTGCTGGAGGCCCTGGCGGAGGAGGTCGAGGCGGGGATGGCCCTCTCGGAGGCCGAGACGCTCCTCGACGGACACGGCATCGACGACGCCGGCGCCGTGCTGTCGGCGCTCGGCTACCGCGTCGAGTGGGAGGGGCTGGGTGGCGGGACGCTGCGCGAAAAGTAG
- a CDS encoding metallophosphoesterase family protein: MTRYLLADTHFGDREVLEYTDRPFASVGEMNDALLAGWNAAVDEADEVVFVGDFCVPSEPTTVRRWLNRVNGDLTFVAGDHDDGVRRSHAVDVREAYRFEAGGHRFHCVHDPADAPPDRDGWLVHGHHHDMRPAEYPFLDPDARRVNVGVELLGYEPLALAELLEYVAAGRRLWKRPD, encoded by the coding sequence GTGACCCGGTATCTTCTCGCCGACACGCACTTCGGGGACCGCGAGGTGCTGGAGTACACCGACCGACCGTTCGCGTCGGTCGGCGAGATGAACGACGCGCTCCTGGCGGGGTGGAACGCCGCCGTCGACGAGGCCGACGAGGTGGTCTTCGTCGGCGACTTCTGCGTGCCGTCGGAGCCGACGACCGTCCGGCGGTGGCTGAACCGCGTCAACGGCGACCTGACGTTCGTCGCCGGCGACCACGACGACGGCGTCCGCCGGAGTCACGCGGTCGATGTCAGGGAGGCCTACCGCTTCGAGGCCGGAGGACACCGCTTTCACTGCGTCCACGACCCAGCGGACGCGCCGCCGGACCGGGACGGCTGGCTGGTTCACGGCCACCACCACGACATGCGGCCGGCGGAGTACCCGTTTCTCGACCCGGACGCCCGGCGGGTCAACGTCGGCGTCGAACTCCTCGGGTACGAACCGCTCGCCCTCGCCGAACTCCTCGAGTACGTCGCGGCCGGTCGGCGACTCTGGAAGCGGCCGGACTGA
- a CDS encoding cold-shock protein produces the protein MANGKVDFFNDTGGYGFISTDSDDVDDDEDVFFHMEDVGGPDLEEGQEVEFDIESSPKGPRATNLVRN, from the coding sequence ATGGCAAACGGTAAGGTTGACTTCTTCAACGACACTGGCGGCTACGGTTTCATTTCGACTGACTCGGACGACGTCGACGACGACGAGGACGTTTTCTTCCACATGGAGGACGTGGGCGGCCCGGACCTCGAGGAAGGACAGGAGGTCGAGTTCGACATCGAATCGTCCCCGAAGGGACCCCGCGCGACGAACCTCGTCCGCAACTAG
- a CDS encoding proteasome assembly chaperone family protein codes for MAHVQVHADDIDLDSPILVEGLPGAGLVGKIAADHLVKQFDMAHYGSLHCDGLPDVAVYHGESSDVLPPVRLYADAERDLLVLQSDVPVSPSGAPQFADCVTGWFEENDVFPLYLSGLPEEKEGVPELYGVATGDGEAVLEDAGLVPPRESGLVSGPTGALLSHAGRTGLDAVGLIVQTNPQFPDPEAARVLLESGIAPIADVEVETDALVEQADEIQAAREELAQQLQDAGDESTQAQPIRGFQ; via the coding sequence ATGGCACACGTCCAGGTACACGCCGACGACATCGACCTCGATTCGCCCATTCTCGTCGAGGGGCTCCCCGGCGCCGGCCTCGTCGGGAAGATCGCCGCCGACCACCTCGTCAAGCAGTTCGACATGGCGCACTACGGCTCGTTGCACTGCGACGGCCTCCCCGACGTCGCCGTCTACCACGGCGAGTCCTCCGACGTCCTGCCGCCGGTCCGACTGTACGCCGACGCGGAGCGCGACCTGCTGGTCCTCCAGAGCGACGTGCCCGTCTCGCCGTCCGGCGCGCCGCAGTTCGCCGACTGCGTCACCGGCTGGTTCGAGGAGAACGACGTCTTCCCGCTGTACCTCAGCGGCCTCCCCGAGGAGAAAGAGGGCGTGCCGGAGCTGTACGGCGTCGCGACCGGCGACGGCGAGGCGGTCCTCGAGGACGCCGGCCTCGTGCCGCCGCGGGAGAGCGGGCTCGTCTCCGGGCCGACCGGCGCGCTGCTGTCCCACGCCGGGCGGACCGGTCTCGACGCCGTCGGCCTCATCGTCCAGACCAACCCGCAGTTCCCCGACCCCGAGGCAGCCCGGGTCCTCCTCGAGAGCGGCATCGCTCCCATCGCCGACGTCGAGGTCGAAACCGACGCCCTCGTCGAACAGGCCGACGAGATACAGGCGGCCCGCGAGGAACTGGCCCAGCAACTGCAGGACGCCGGCGACGAGAGCACGCAGGCTCAGCCCATCCGCGGGTTCCAGTAA
- a CDS encoding NYN domain-containing protein yields MPPIHDDQRVAVIADSQNLYHTAHSLYSRNLDYTELLDAAVDDRELVRAIAYVIRADSPSEEDFFEALRDIGFETKIKDIKTFADGSQKANWDLGMCLDAVTLASKVDAVVLCSGDGDFERLCYHLRHEGVRTEVFGFGSSTAEELVDAADSFVDMSENEERFLL; encoded by the coding sequence ATGCCGCCGATTCACGACGACCAGCGGGTCGCGGTCATCGCCGATTCGCAGAACCTCTATCACACGGCCCACAGTCTCTACTCCCGGAACCTCGACTACACGGAACTGCTCGACGCCGCGGTCGACGACCGCGAACTCGTCCGCGCCATCGCCTACGTCATCCGCGCGGACTCGCCCTCCGAGGAGGACTTCTTCGAGGCGCTGCGGGACATCGGCTTCGAGACGAAGATCAAGGACATCAAGACGTTCGCCGACGGGAGCCAGAAGGCCAACTGGGACCTCGGGATGTGTCTCGACGCCGTGACGCTGGCGTCGAAGGTGGACGCTGTCGTCCTCTGTAGCGGGGACGGCGACTTCGAGCGACTCTGTTACCACCTCCGCCACGAGGGGGTGCGGACGGAGGTGTTCGGCTTCGGCTCCTCGACGGCCGAGGAGCTGGTCGACGCGGCCGATTCGTTCGTCGACATGAGCGAAAACGAAGAACGGTTCCTGCTGTAG
- a CDS encoding DUF4013 domain-containing protein produces the protein MSSIEDAITYPTESDDWIVTVLIGGVMLLLSFLVIPAFIAYGYLVRAIQSNLDGEPEPPTFGDWGELIVDGLKVFVVGLIYMLIPLAVLGFTVGTAIIALLTGSDAGAAAGFGTLMVGLLVGFVLSLIFGYLAVVGIVNFVHKDSFGAAFDVGTIREVGFDSDFAVPWLISVGVFLAAGLVAGVLNIIPFLGGLVGVFLNFYALIVAANLWADGYLAATGGGDGSGQAGVEQTPV, from the coding sequence ATGTCGTCGATAGAAGACGCGATAACGTATCCCACGGAAAGTGACGACTGGATAGTGACCGTACTCATCGGGGGGGTAATGTTGCTTCTCAGCTTCCTCGTCATCCCGGCGTTTATCGCCTACGGCTACCTCGTCCGTGCGATACAGTCGAACCTCGACGGCGAGCCAGAACCGCCGACGTTCGGCGACTGGGGCGAACTGATCGTCGACGGCCTGAAGGTCTTCGTCGTCGGGCTGATCTACATGCTGATCCCGCTTGCGGTGCTCGGCTTCACGGTCGGGACCGCGATCATCGCCCTGCTGACCGGGAGCGACGCTGGCGCTGCTGCCGGGTTCGGAACGCTGATGGTCGGGTTGCTCGTCGGGTTCGTCCTGTCGCTTATCTTTGGCTACCTCGCGGTGGTCGGCATCGTCAACTTCGTCCACAAGGACAGCTTCGGCGCGGCCTTCGACGTCGGTACCATCCGCGAGGTCGGCTTCGACAGCGACTTCGCGGTGCCGTGGCTGATCTCGGTCGGCGTCTTCCTCGCCGCGGGCCTGGTCGCGGGCGTCCTCAACATCATCCCGTTCCTCGGGGGGCTGGTCGGCGTCTTCCTCAATTTCTACGCGCTCATCGTCGCGGCCAACCTCTGGGCCGACGGGTACCTGGCGGCGACGGGCGGCGGCGACGGCTCCGGGCAGGCCGGCGTCGAACAAACGCCGGTGTAG